One Aphidius gifuensis isolate YNYX2018 linkage group LG3, ASM1490517v1, whole genome shotgun sequence DNA window includes the following coding sequences:
- the LOC122852203 gene encoding retinoic acid receptor RXR-alpha-B isoform X2: MMKKEKPMMSVTAIIQGAKAKHWARGLSLDSNNISMSSVGPQSPLDMKPDTVNLINSGNFSPSGPNSPGSFTIGCHSTLMNTSQGGQNKTGVNSTYPPNHPLSGSKHLCSICGDRASGKHYGVYSCEGCKGFFKRTVRKDLSYACREEKSCIIDKRQRNRCQYCRYQKCLTMGMKREAVQEERQRTKERDNNHHQNEVESTSSNNIHSDMPAERILEAEKRVECKLEQQGSYENAVSSICTATNKQLFQLVEWAKHIPHFTSLPLEDQVLLLRAGWNELLIAGFSHRSIDTDDGIVLATGLVVYRNSAQQAGIGTIFDRVLSELVTKMREMRMDKTELGCLRAIILFNSEIRGLKSPQEIELLRDKVYSTLEDYVRVNKPDDPGRFAKLLLRLPSLRSIGLKCLEHLFFFRLIGDIPIDSFLMEVLESH; encoded by the exons atgatgaaaaaagaaaaaccaatGATGTCAGTCACGGCAATAATTCAAGGTGCCAAGGCAAAACATTGGGCTCGGG GGTTGAGTTTGGACAGCAACAATATATCCATGTCATCGGTTGGACCCCAAAGCCCGCTAGACATGAAGCCCGACACGGTAAACCTCATAAATTCCGGAAATTTTAGTCCCTCGGGACCAAATAGTCCAGG ATCATTTACAATTGGTTGTCACAGTACTTTGATGAACACATCACAAGGTGGACAAAATAAAACAGGAGTTAATTCAACATATCCACCAAATCATCCTCTATCAGGAAGTAAACATTTATGTTCAATTTGTGGTGATAGAGCGAGTGGTAAACATTATGGAGTATACAG ttGTGAAGGTTGTAAAGGTTTTTTTAAACGTACTGTACGTAAAGATTTATCATATGCATGTCGTGAAGAAAAATCatgtattattgataaaagacAAAGAAATCGTTGTCAATATTGTCGTTATCAAAAATGCTTAACAATGGGAATGAAAAGAGAAGCTGTACAAGAAGAACGACAACGTACTAAAGAACgtgataataatcatcatcaaaatgaaGTTGAAAGTACAAGtagtaataatatacattCTGATATGCCAGCTGAACGTATACTTGAAGCTGAAAAAAGAGTTGAATGTAAATTAGAACAACAAGGAAGTTATGAG aatgcCGTATCAAGTATTTGTACagcaacaaataaacaattatttcaacttgTTGAATGGGCAAAACACATTCCTCATTTTACATCATTACCACTTGAAgatcaagtattattattacgagCTGGTtggaatgaattattaattgctGGTTTTTCACATCGTTCAATTGATACTGATGATGGTATTGTACTTGCAACTGGTCTTGTTGTATATAGAAATTCAGCACAACAAGCTGGTATTGGTACAATATTTGATCGTGTACTATCTGAATTAGTTACTAAAATGAGAGAAATGCGTATGGATAAAACAGAACTTGGTTGTTTACgtgcaataatattatttaattcggAAATACGTGGTTTAAAAAGTCCACaagaaattgaattattacgtGACAAAGTATATTCAACACTTGAAGATTATGTACGTGTCAATAAACCAGATGATCCTGGTAGAtttgctaaattattattacgtttACCATCATTACGTTCAATTGGTCTTAAATGTCttgaacatttatttttttttcgactcaTTGGTGATATACCAATTGACTCATTTCTCATGGAAGTTTTGGAatcacattaa
- the LOC122852205 gene encoding translationally-controlled tumor protein homolog, with protein sequence MKIYKDIFSGDEMFADTFKIKLVDNVIYEVYGKLVQRKQGEIVIAGANPSAEEADEGTDETVESGVDIVLNHNLVESYAFGDKKSYTQYLKEYMKRLVAKLEETQPDQVDVFKTNMNKVMKDILGRFKELQFFTGESMDIDGLVGLMEYRDIDGVSTPVMMFFKHGLEEEKF encoded by the exons ATGAAAATCTACAAAGATATCTTCAGCG GTGATGAGATGTTTGCAGACACcttcaaaataaaacttgttgaTAATGTTATCTACGAAGTTTATGGAAAG cttGTCCAACGTAAACAAGGAGAAATTGTTATTGCTGGAGCAAATCCATCTGCTGAAGAAGCTGATGAAGGTACTGATGAGACTGTTGAATCAGGTGTTGATATTGTTCTCAATCACAATCTCGTAGAATCATATGCATTTGGTGACAAAAAATCATACACTCAATATCTTAAGGAATACATGAAAAg aTTGGTTGCTAAATTGGAAGAAACTCAACCAGATCAAGTTGATGTTTTCAAAACTAACATGAACAAAGTCATGAAAGATATTTTGGGAAGATTCAAAGAATTGCAATTTTTCACTGGTGAAAGTATGGACATTGATGGTCTTGTTGGTCTTATGGAATACCGTGACATTGATGGTGTATCAACACCAGTTATGATGTTCTTCAAACATGGATTAGAAGAagagaaattttaa
- the LOC122852206 gene encoding Sjoegren syndrome nuclear autoantigen 1 homolog isoform X1 has translation MSQHGAALQTYNQELVKCELERDLEDMKQRRAELQKQIDLQEEDKITLEKEIEKMSTKLIRITDCLGKRISVRNEYDKTITETEAAYTKILESSQLLLNMLKREASVLHETLIKVNIDQQHRRQ, from the exons atgtcaCAACATGGTGCAGCATTACAAACTTACAACCAGGAACTCGTCAAGTGTGAGTTGGAACGCG ATTTAGAAGATATGAAACAACGACGTGCtgaattacaaaaacaaattgatttacaagaagaagataaaataacattagaaaaagaaattgaaaaaatgtcaACAAAGCTAATTAGAATAACTGATTGTCTTGGTAAAAGAATATCTGTACGTAATGAGTATGATAAAACAATTACAGAAACAGAAGCTGCATATACAAAg atacttGAAAGTTCAcaattacttttaaatatgttaaaaaGAGAAGCATCTGTTCTTCATGAAACATTGATTAAAGTTAATATTGATCAACAACATCGtagacaataa
- the LOC122852206 gene encoding Sjoegren syndrome nuclear autoantigen 1 homolog isoform X2: MSQHGAALQTYNQELVKYLEDMKQRRAELQKQIDLQEEDKITLEKEIEKMSTKLIRITDCLGKRISVRNEYDKTITETEAAYTKILESSQLLLNMLKREASVLHETLIKVNIDQQHRRQ; encoded by the exons atgtcaCAACATGGTGCAGCATTACAAACTTACAACCAGGAACTCGTCAAGT ATTTAGAAGATATGAAACAACGACGTGCtgaattacaaaaacaaattgatttacaagaagaagataaaataacattagaaaaagaaattgaaaaaatgtcaACAAAGCTAATTAGAATAACTGATTGTCTTGGTAAAAGAATATCTGTACGTAATGAGTATGATAAAACAATTACAGAAACAGAAGCTGCATATACAAAg atacttGAAAGTTCAcaattacttttaaatatgttaaaaaGAGAAGCATCTGTTCTTCATGAAACATTGATTAAAGTTAATATTGATCAACAACATCGtagacaataa
- the LOC122852209 gene encoding polyadenylate-binding protein-interacting protein 2: MKMKIPNCGSGNGYYGHDSSVISYLDNVEQEADLPGGENGDFSEYMWMENEEEFDKQVLEQLEEEELMEECLEAMLEEERQHHRNQTSAAWCQAVASENTGNELCQQLNGLRVHGDVEKSSTLNPDAAEFVPSLTSTTETNSSTEINGESS, from the exons ATGAAGATGAAGATACCAAATTGTGGATCTGGTAATGGTTATTATGGACATGATAGTAGTGTAATATCATATTTAGATAACGTTGAACAAGAAGCTGATTTACCTGGTGGTGAAAATGGTGATTTTTCTGAATACATGTGGATGGAAAATGAAGAAGAGTTTGataaacaa GTATTGGAACAAttagaagaagaagaattaaTGGAAGAATGTTTAGAAGCAATGCTAGAAGAAGAAAGACAACATCATAGAAATCAAACATCAGCAGCATGGTGTCAAGCAGTAGCTAGTGAAAATACTGGTAATGAATTGTGTCAACAATTAAATGGTCTTCGGGTACATGGTGATGTTGAAAAatct AGTACATTGAATCCAGATGCTGCTGAATTTGTACCATCATTAACCTCAACGACGGAAACAAATTCGTCGACAGAAATAAATGGTGAATCGTCGTAG
- the LOC122852203 gene encoding retinoic acid receptor RXR isoform X3, whose product MSSVGPQSPLDMKPDTVNLINSGNFSPSGPNSPGSFTIGCHSTLMNTSQGGQNKTGVNSTYPPNHPLSGSKHLCSICGDRASGKHYGVYSCEGCKGFFKRTVRKDLSYACREEKSCIIDKRQRNRCQYCRYQKCLTMGMKREAVQEERQRTKERDNNHHQNEVESTSSNNIHSDMPAERILEAEKRVECKLEQQGSYENAVSSICTATNKQLFQLVEWAKHIPHFTSLPLEDQVLLLRAGWNELLIAGFSHRSIDTDDGIVLATGLVVYRNSAQQAGIGTIFDRVLSELVTKMREMRMDKTELGCLRAIILFNSEIRGLKSPQEIELLRDKVYSTLEDYVRVNKPDDPGRFAKLLLRLPSLRSIGLKCLEHLFFFRLIGDIPIDSFLMEVLESH is encoded by the exons ATGTCATCGGTTGGACCCCAAAGCCCGCTAGACATGAAGCCCGACACGGTAAACCTCATAAATTCCGGAAATTTTAGTCCCTCGGGACCAAATAGTCCAGG ATCATTTACAATTGGTTGTCACAGTACTTTGATGAACACATCACAAGGTGGACAAAATAAAACAGGAGTTAATTCAACATATCCACCAAATCATCCTCTATCAGGAAGTAAACATTTATGTTCAATTTGTGGTGATAGAGCGAGTGGTAAACATTATGGAGTATACAG ttGTGAAGGTTGTAAAGGTTTTTTTAAACGTACTGTACGTAAAGATTTATCATATGCATGTCGTGAAGAAAAATCatgtattattgataaaagacAAAGAAATCGTTGTCAATATTGTCGTTATCAAAAATGCTTAACAATGGGAATGAAAAGAGAAGCTGTACAAGAAGAACGACAACGTACTAAAGAACgtgataataatcatcatcaaaatgaaGTTGAAAGTACAAGtagtaataatatacattCTGATATGCCAGCTGAACGTATACTTGAAGCTGAAAAAAGAGTTGAATGTAAATTAGAACAACAAGGAAGTTATGAG aatgcCGTATCAAGTATTTGTACagcaacaaataaacaattatttcaacttgTTGAATGGGCAAAACACATTCCTCATTTTACATCATTACCACTTGAAgatcaagtattattattacgagCTGGTtggaatgaattattaattgctGGTTTTTCACATCGTTCAATTGATACTGATGATGGTATTGTACTTGCAACTGGTCTTGTTGTATATAGAAATTCAGCACAACAAGCTGGTATTGGTACAATATTTGATCGTGTACTATCTGAATTAGTTACTAAAATGAGAGAAATGCGTATGGATAAAACAGAACTTGGTTGTTTACgtgcaataatattatttaattcggAAATACGTGGTTTAAAAAGTCCACaagaaattgaattattacgtGACAAAGTATATTCAACACTTGAAGATTATGTACGTGTCAATAAACCAGATGATCCTGGTAGAtttgctaaattattattacgtttACCATCATTACGTTCAATTGGTCTTAAATGTCttgaacatttatttttttttcgactcaTTGGTGATATACCAATTGACTCATTTCTCATGGAAGTTTTGGAatcacattaa
- the LOC122852204 gene encoding beta-1,3-galactosyltransferase brn isoform X1, with translation MIRLFQPSIPRTTRTLFRPTKLKYLIIIIGIIGVLDLFGAFTHLFEYSYDRYFTYPYEGDVFPFVDALKHNHKPKVKPINEYNLDYIYNLKDHCVDNNYHNLRIIFLIKSALKNFEQRNAIRNSWGFKKRFFDVPTRTLFLLGINNNDDELQYKINQESIKYKDILQAKFIDSYYNNTIKTMMGINWAFKNCLNSKFYMFVDDDMYVSVKNVLAFIRNPAYYPDYLKEPSRMGKREAKYYSSDFNETHVPINISDNTVLIDNNNNSNNTTIKLNNLKIRKRRQIFDIELPDNVRLFAGYVFKSSPHRHKTSKWYISLDEYPYDYWPPYVTAGAYILSKNALVDMYYTSLYTKHFKFDDIYLGLVAKKADIEPFHCDEFHFYKRDYTPFNYKYVIVSHGYNNPNELLQVWNEQKALGNA, from the coding sequence atgaTTCGTTTATTTCAACCATCAATACCAAGAACAACAAGAACACTATTTAGACCaacgaaattaaaatatctaataattataattggaATAATTGGAGTACTTGATTTATTTGGAGCATTTActcatttatttgaatattcataTGACAGATATTTTACATATCCATATGAAGGTGATGTATTTCCATTTGTTGATGCTTTAAAGCACAATCATAAACCAAAAGTAAAaccaataaatgaatataatttagattatatttataatttaaaagatcattgtgttgataataattatcataatttacgtattatatttttaattaaatcagcattaaaaaattttgaacaaCGTAATGCAATTAGAAATTCTTggggttttaaaaaaagattttttgatGTACCAACAAGAACCCTATTTCTTCttggtataaataataatgatgatgaattacaatataaaataaatcaagaatcaattaaatataaagatatattacaagctaaatttattgattcatattataataatacaattaaaacaatgatgGGAATAAATTgggcatttaaaaattgtttaaattcaaaattttatatgtttgttgatgatgatatgtATGTTTCAGTTAAAAATGTATTAGCATTTATTAGAAATCCAGCTTATTATCcagattatttaaaagaacCAAGTAGAATGGGTAAGAGGGAAgctaaatattattcatctgATTTTAATGAAACTCATGTGCcaataaatatttcagatAATACagtattaattgataataacaataatagtaataatacaacaataaaattaaataatttaaaaatacgtaAACGTCGTCAAATATTTGACATTGAATTACCAGATAATGTTAGATTATTTGCTGGATATGTATTTAAATCATCACCACATAGACATAAAACATCAAAATGGTATATTTCATTGGATGAATATCCATATGATTATTGGCCACCTTATGTTACAGCTGGTGCatatattttatcgaaaaatgcACTTGTTGATATGTActatacaagtttatacacaaaacattttaaatttgatgatatttatttggGTCTTGTTGCTAAAAAAGCTGACATTGAACCATTTCATTGTgatgaatttcatttttataaaagagaCTATACaccttttaattataaatatgttattGTATCACATGGATATAATAATCCAAATGAATTATTACAAGTATGGAATGAACAAAAAGCATTAGGTAATgcatag
- the LOC122852204 gene encoding beta-1,3-galactosyltransferase brn isoform X2, with translation MIRLFQPSIPRTTRTLFRPTKLKYLIIIIGIIGVLDLFGAFTHLFEYSYDRYFTYPYEGDVFPFVDALKHNHKPKVKPINEYNLDYIYNLKDHCVDNNYHNLRIIFLIKSALKNFEQRNAIRNSWGFKKRFFDVPTRTLFLLGINNNDDELQYKINQESIKYKDILQAKFIDSYYNNTIKTMMGINWAFKNCLNSKFYMFVDDDMYVSVKNVLAFIRNPAYYPDYLKEPSRMDNTVLIDNNNNSNNTTIKLNNLKIRKRRQIFDIELPDNVRLFAGYVFKSSPHRHKTSKWYISLDEYPYDYWPPYVTAGAYILSKNALVDMYYTSLYTKHFKFDDIYLGLVAKKADIEPFHCDEFHFYKRDYTPFNYKYVIVSHGYNNPNELLQVWNEQKALGNA, from the exons atgaTTCGTTTATTTCAACCATCAATACCAAGAACAACAAGAACACTATTTAGACCaacgaaattaaaatatctaataattataattggaATAATTGGAGTACTTGATTTATTTGGAGCATTTActcatttatttgaatattcataTGACAGATATTTTACATATCCATATGAAGGTGATGTATTTCCATTTGTTGATGCTTTAAAGCACAATCATAAACCAAAAGTAAAaccaataaatgaatataatttagattatatttataatttaaaagatcattgtgttgataataattatcataatttacgtattatatttttaattaaatcagcattaaaaaattttgaacaaCGTAATGCAATTAGAAATTCTTggggttttaaaaaaagattttttgatGTACCAACAAGAACCCTATTTCTTCttggtataaataataatgatgatgaattacaatataaaataaatcaagaatcaattaaatataaagatatattacaagctaaatttattgattcatattataataatacaattaaaacaatgatgGGAATAAATTgggcatttaaaaattgtttaaattcaaaattttatatgtttgttgatgatgatatgtATGTTTCAGTTAAAAATGTATTAGCATTTATTAGAAATCCAGCTTATTATCcagattatttaaaagaacCAAGTAGAATGG atAATACagtattaattgataataacaataatagtaataatacaacaataaaattaaataatttaaaaatacgtaAACGTCGTCAAATATTTGACATTGAATTACCAGATAATGTTAGATTATTTGCTGGATATGTATTTAAATCATCACCACATAGACATAAAACATCAAAATGGTATATTTCATTGGATGAATATCCATATGATTATTGGCCACCTTATGTTACAGCTGGTGCatatattttatcgaaaaatgcACTTGTTGATATGTActatacaagtttatacacaaaacattttaaatttgatgatatttatttggGTCTTGTTGCTAAAAAAGCTGACATTGAACCATTTCATTGTgatgaatttcatttttataaaagagaCTATACaccttttaattataaatatgttattGTATCACATGGATATAATAATCCAAATGAATTATTACAAGTATGGAATGAACAAAAAGCATTAGGTAATgcatag
- the LOC122852203 gene encoding retinoic acid receptor RXR-alpha-B isoform X1: MMKKEKPMMSVTAIIQGAKAKHWARGNTWLSLDSNNISMSSVGPQSPLDMKPDTVNLINSGNFSPSGPNSPGSFTIGCHSTLMNTSQGGQNKTGVNSTYPPNHPLSGSKHLCSICGDRASGKHYGVYSCEGCKGFFKRTVRKDLSYACREEKSCIIDKRQRNRCQYCRYQKCLTMGMKREAVQEERQRTKERDNNHHQNEVESTSSNNIHSDMPAERILEAEKRVECKLEQQGSYENAVSSICTATNKQLFQLVEWAKHIPHFTSLPLEDQVLLLRAGWNELLIAGFSHRSIDTDDGIVLATGLVVYRNSAQQAGIGTIFDRVLSELVTKMREMRMDKTELGCLRAIILFNSEIRGLKSPQEIELLRDKVYSTLEDYVRVNKPDDPGRFAKLLLRLPSLRSIGLKCLEHLFFFRLIGDIPIDSFLMEVLESH; the protein is encoded by the exons atgatgaaaaaagaaaaaccaatGATGTCAGTCACGGCAATAATTCAAGGTGCCAAGGCAAAACATTGGGCTCGGGGTAACACTT GGTTGAGTTTGGACAGCAACAATATATCCATGTCATCGGTTGGACCCCAAAGCCCGCTAGACATGAAGCCCGACACGGTAAACCTCATAAATTCCGGAAATTTTAGTCCCTCGGGACCAAATAGTCCAGG ATCATTTACAATTGGTTGTCACAGTACTTTGATGAACACATCACAAGGTGGACAAAATAAAACAGGAGTTAATTCAACATATCCACCAAATCATCCTCTATCAGGAAGTAAACATTTATGTTCAATTTGTGGTGATAGAGCGAGTGGTAAACATTATGGAGTATACAG ttGTGAAGGTTGTAAAGGTTTTTTTAAACGTACTGTACGTAAAGATTTATCATATGCATGTCGTGAAGAAAAATCatgtattattgataaaagacAAAGAAATCGTTGTCAATATTGTCGTTATCAAAAATGCTTAACAATGGGAATGAAAAGAGAAGCTGTACAAGAAGAACGACAACGTACTAAAGAACgtgataataatcatcatcaaaatgaaGTTGAAAGTACAAGtagtaataatatacattCTGATATGCCAGCTGAACGTATACTTGAAGCTGAAAAAAGAGTTGAATGTAAATTAGAACAACAAGGAAGTTATGAG aatgcCGTATCAAGTATTTGTACagcaacaaataaacaattatttcaacttgTTGAATGGGCAAAACACATTCCTCATTTTACATCATTACCACTTGAAgatcaagtattattattacgagCTGGTtggaatgaattattaattgctGGTTTTTCACATCGTTCAATTGATACTGATGATGGTATTGTACTTGCAACTGGTCTTGTTGTATATAGAAATTCAGCACAACAAGCTGGTATTGGTACAATATTTGATCGTGTACTATCTGAATTAGTTACTAAAATGAGAGAAATGCGTATGGATAAAACAGAACTTGGTTGTTTACgtgcaataatattatttaattcggAAATACGTGGTTTAAAAAGTCCACaagaaattgaattattacgtGACAAAGTATATTCAACACTTGAAGATTATGTACGTGTCAATAAACCAGATGATCCTGGTAGAtttgctaaattattattacgtttACCATCATTACGTTCAATTGGTCTTAAATGTCttgaacatttatttttttttcgactcaTTGGTGATATACCAATTGACTCATTTCTCATGGAAGTTTTGGAatcacattaa